Genomic window (Allostreptomyces psammosilenae):
GCGGGGCGGGGTGTGGTCGGGTGTGGGTGCGGGGGAGGGCTGGGGGCGGTGGTGCGGGGCCGGGAGGGGTCAGGGCGTTGGGCGTCGGGTGAGCCGGGTGTGGGCGAGGACGGCGCAGAGGGCGAAGCCGAGGGCGTTGCCCACGCCGTGGGTGGCGACCATCCATCCCAGGCCGGGCCGGGGCAGGGCGTACGCCTCGCCGACCGCCCACCACAGGGCCAGCGGCATGGTGACCAGGAGGCTGATCGCCGAGACGGCCAGCATGGCGCGGGTGAGCGGCCGGGGGGCCGCGGGGGCTTGGTGTCGCCAGGTGTGCCACGCGACCAGCCACATCCCCGCGGTCAGCCAGAGTGCCCCGAGCAGTTCCACGAACTCGGAGACGAAGTATCCGGCCAGCACCGTGAGCGTGCCGCCCGGCACGCTGAGGGCTGCCAGCCGGGTGGCCGGGCGGGGTGGCGTGGCGGCGTCGGTGGGGTGGAGGCCCGCGGCGAGGGCGGCGACCAGGGCCGCGGCGAAGCCGGCGTAGTGGAAATGGGCCACGGTCAGGGCGAGTATGGCGGTGCCGAAGCCGAGGAAGGGCGTTCCCGCTCGTTCGGGCACCAGCGCGATGGCGGCCACGAGCGGGCAGGTCCAGGCGGTGGCCAGGGCCAGTTCGGCCGCGCTCGGTCCCGGTCGGCGCGTCCGGCGGAGCAGCCGGCGCGCCGCGAGCAGCGCGAGGGCGGCCGCGGCGAGGGCGTAGCCGCCGGCGAGCGCGGCGGCACCGGGGCCGGCGGGCAGCCAGAGGGAGGTGGCGCCGGCGACGGCGCCCAGCAGCCAGGGCAGGCGCAGTCGGCGCAGGGCCGGCTCGTCGGGGACCAGCCGCAGGCCCAGCGGGACGACGGCGAGCATCCCGAGCGCGACCAGGGCGTGGACGGTGGCCGTGGTGAGGGTGTTCATCGGCGGCGCAGCGTGTCGACCAGGGCGAGGGCGTCGGCCACCACCGACCGCAGGACGGGCAGCCGGGACAGGCGGACCAGCCGGGCGATCAGTGGAGCCGCCGTGTCCACCAGGGCGCGGGTCCGGGTCTGGCCGGGCGAGTCGTCGTGCACCCAGTACAGCGTGATGCCGAGGTGTGCCAGCCACAGCAGTTCCGGCAGCCGGGCGCGCAGCGCGGGGTCCAGGCGCGGTGTGCAGCCGTCGAGGACGTCGGCGAACAGGGCGACGGCGGTGGTGCGGGCGCGTGTGGAGGCGGGGCTGAACGGGCTCGCCGGCGAGGTGGGCACGATCGCGGAGCGCAGGAAGGTGGCCGCGAAGGGGTGGTAGGGGGCGTTGACGTCGATGCCGGTGTGCAGCACCGCCCGTAGCCGGTCGGCGAGGTGCTCGCACTCCCTCAGCGCGGGGGTGGCGGCGTCGCGGTGACGGCGCACCACCTCGGCGTAGAACTCCCCGACCAGTGCTTCCTTGCCGGAGAAGTAGTAGTAGGCGTTGGCCGGGGAGAGTCCGGCGGCCTGGGCGATGGCGCGCATCGTGGTGCGGTCGTAGCCCTGTTCGGCGAACAGGCGCAGCGCGACGTCCAGGATCAGTCGGCGGGTCTCGGCGCCGCGGGGCGTGGGGGCCTCCTCACCCGGGGGCGGGGCGGGGGTGGGTGCGGGCGTAGGCGTGGGCGTGGCGGCGGGTTCGGCCGGGTCGGATCGTTCAGCTGCGGCACGGTCGGGCATGCCGGCCCCCTCCTCGACGAGTTGAACATGTTCGACTCTTTGGATGGGCGCAGGCTAGCCCGCTTCCTGAACATGTTCAACTGCCCGGGTGGGCCGTCGTTCCGCTCACCCGGTGGCGTGCGATGATCGGGGCATGGCCGATTTCCTGACACCGCGGCACATCGCCCGCCGCACCTCCGCCGCGGTGGACGCGGCTGTCGGTGCGGGGCGCGGTCTCGGACTCGCCGTGACCGATGCCACGGTGCTCCACGACCTGTTCTCCGTCGTCGTCCACCTCGCGCCCTCGCCGGTGGTGGCGCGGATCCCCACCGTGCTGCCGCCCGACGTGGACCTCGATTCGCTCGCCCGTCGGCAGCAGGCGGAACTGGACGTGACGCGATGGCTCGCGGAGCAGGGAACCCCCGTGATCCCTCCCAGCCCCCTCGTGGCGGCGGAACCCGTTCGGCGCGACGGGTTCTCCATGACGTTCTGGCAGTTCGTCGAGGAAGACCGGGACAGGAAGCCCGACTACGCGGCGAACGCGGAGAGCGTGGCCGACCTGCACGCCGCGCTGCGCGCGTACCCGGGCCGACTGTCGTTCCTGTCCGCGGCCGAACCGCGATTCGTCACGGAAAGCCTCGCCCGGCTGGGAGAGCGCCCCGACCTCATCGGGCCGGCCGATCTGGAGCGCGCCCGCCGCGAGTGGCGGGTCCTGGAGCCCCTGGTGCGCTCACGCGCCGCGTTCGAGGAGAGGTTCCCGGGGATCGAGCTCCAGCCCGTCCACGGCGACTCCCCGCCCGCGAACATCTTCCCGGGGGTGGAGCGGGACCTCTACGCCGATTTCGAGCTGGTCACCCTGGGCCCCGTCGAGTGGGACCTGGCCGCTCTCGGGCCCGCGCTCGAATCCGCCTACAACCGCGGCGCGCGGCGCAACGGCATGCGGCCGTTGGACGAGGCCGTCCTGGGCTTCGTGAACGCCGTGGGAATGCTGCGGGCCGTCGCCTGCCTCGCGCTCGCGCCGCAACTGCCCCCCTTGGTGGAGTACCTGACGCCGGCGGTCGACCAGTGGCGGACGATGCCGTTCGCCGGTGGCGTGGCCCGTTGACCGGTACGCCGCGGCCAGCGGACAGCACCGCGTGCGCCTGGTCGCCCCCTTGGACGGCCTGGCCGATTCCCCCCCGGGGCCGGCCCGAAGGCGGCCCGCCCGGCCGGCGACCGGTGCTCCTGACGAGGGCCGAGGCGGGGGTGCGAGGCGTGGCCGGCGGTGTCCACCGTCTTCGCCGGCGCCTCGCGGCCCCCACCGGCGTCACGACCTCGGTCCTCTCGTCAGGAGCGGCTGTGCGGGCCCACCGGTGTTGCCGGGCTTACCGGTATCCCTGGCCACCGGGCGTGGTGGTGCCGGACTGGCGGGAGCGCTTGGGGATCAGGCCGAGGAGGCCCAGGAGACCCAACAGCCCCCACAACCCGGCGTTGCCGCCGCCGCCGTCGTTGTCACCGTCCTCCGCCGCATCGGCGCTCGTGGACACGGTGTGCGTCGCCACCACCGCGCCGGCACCGGCCGGGGGCTGTGCGACGGCCGGTGCCGCGCCGCCGAACGCCAGCACGAGGCTGATCACCATCGTCGTCATCGTCTTCCGCACGATGCCTCCAAGCTGTCGGGCCGGACAACCCTCTGCGCCCAGTCGCACAGAGCGCGCCTGACACCGCCACCTCACCATCGCGGGGGCCGGCCCGCCACACGGGCGCCGTGGTGACTCCGCCACCCGGGTGAAGCGGTGCGGCGGTCAGGGTGGCGCGACAGGGGGGACGGCCCCCGTGGAGCCGTCCCCCTGCCTGGGTGCGCCGTGTCCCACGGCCGGGCGCCCCCCTTCAGACGGCCTCCGCCGGCCCGCCCGGAGGCGTCGACCCGCGACGCGACGGTTCGCAGGCGGCGCTGACCGTCTCGCACCGCACGGCGACGTCGTCACCGCCCGCTTCGCCGTCGCAGAAGTCGACGTCCGGGCCTCCGTCGAGGAAGTCGTCGGCCGGCCCGGCGCGCAGCGTGTCGTCCCCGCCGCCGCCCTCGAGACGGTCCCGCCCGCCGGCGGTGCCGACGGTCCGGGTGGCGTCGACGTCGACGTTGTCGCCGAAGAGCGTGTCGTCCCCGGCGCGCCCCTT
Coding sequences:
- a CDS encoding YndJ family transporter, with the protein product MNTLTTATVHALVALGMLAVVPLGLRLVPDEPALRRLRLPWLLGAVAGATSLWLPAGPGAAALAGGYALAAAALALLAARRLLRRTRRPGPSAAELALATAWTCPLVAAIALVPERAGTPFLGFGTAILALTVAHFHYAGFAAALVAALAAGLHPTDAATPPRPATRLAALSVPGGTLTVLAGYFVSEFVELLGALWLTAGMWLVAWHTWRHQAPAAPRPLTRAMLAVSAISLLVTMPLALWWAVGEAYALPRPGLGWMVATHGVGNALGFALCAVLAHTRLTRRPTP
- a CDS encoding TetR/AcrR family transcriptional regulator is translated as MPDRAAAERSDPAEPAATPTPTPAPTPAPPPGEEAPTPRGAETRRLILDVALRLFAEQGYDRTTMRAIAQAAGLSPANAYYYFSGKEALVGEFYAEVVRRHRDAATPALRECEHLADRLRAVLHTGIDVNAPYHPFAATFLRSAIVPTSPASPFSPASTRARTTAVALFADVLDGCTPRLDPALRARLPELLWLAHLGITLYWVHDDSPGQTRTRALVDTAAPLIARLVRLSRLPVLRSVVADALALVDTLRRR
- a CDS encoding phosphotransferase, which encodes MADFLTPRHIARRTSAAVDAAVGAGRGLGLAVTDATVLHDLFSVVVHLAPSPVVARIPTVLPPDVDLDSLARRQQAELDVTRWLAEQGTPVIPPSPLVAAEPVRRDGFSMTFWQFVEEDRDRKPDYAANAESVADLHAALRAYPGRLSFLSAAEPRFVTESLARLGERPDLIGPADLERARREWRVLEPLVRSRAAFEERFPGIELQPVHGDSPPANIFPGVERDLYADFELVTLGPVEWDLAALGPALESAYNRGARRNGMRPLDEAVLGFVNAVGMLRAVACLALAPQLPPLVEYLTPAVDQWRTMPFAGGVAR